The genome window GCCGCGATGAGGGCCTCCTTGGAAGAATGGGCACAGCGGAGAATCCCCATTCCCGAATGAGGATTAAATGAAATGAGCTTCACGCGGTGGGGGGGAAGGCCTAACGTGCCGAAGCATTGAAGGAGATGCTGGTGCAATGTTTTGGCCAAATCATCCCGGGAGATTTTTTCTATATTTTCCACGCGCACGCGAAACAGGATGTATCTCTTTTTTCCCCGCCGGGACAAAGGGATGGTGGACACTTTTTTCTTCTGGATGCGGGCCATGAGGACACAATCTCACGTGGAGGATTTAATGACGGGGGATAGGCGCTTTTTCGTTCCCAGGAAATGGGAGAAAAGCGCCTGTTCTTCGGGAGCGGTTATCCGCTCATGGGGTTCCAAAGCGAAACTGGCGATGCGCGCGGGA of Candidatus Diapherotrites archaeon contains these proteins:
- a CDS encoding Rpp14/Pop5 family protein, with the protein product MARIQKKKVSTIPLSRRGKKRYILFRVRVENIEKISRDDLAKTLHQHLLQCFGTLGLPPHRVKLISFNPHSGMGILRCAHSSKEALIAALVLVSSFAGKKAVLRTLQTSGTIKSLRPRLDSGT